TAACCGGAGCGGGCTGAATCATATGTATATTATAGTGTACGAAAATTCAATTTGCAACTGAAATCGCCGTTTCCGTGGTGTAAAGGTGCCTTTGTATCGATGAACCTCGCTCGCTCGTTTCGGGTGCGAGGGAGGGGGCACCTGGGTTCGGCGCGAATCGCCGGTATCCTGACTCCAATCGTTCGTTCTCCTCTCACCGGTGTACCGTGACCAACCCGACTATTGCCGACCTCGCCCGGATGTTCGACCACTCGCTACTCCAACCGAACCTGACGGACGCCGACCTCGAACGTGGGTGCCTCCTGGCGCGCGAGTTGGGCGCCGCGTCGGTGTGCATTAAGCCCTACGCGGTGCGGCTCGCGGCGAAGCTCCTGGCGGGCAGCACGGTGCAGGCGAGCACGGTGATCGGCTTCCCGCACGGTGGGCACCTCACGGCGGTGAAGGTGTTCGAGGCGGAACGCGCGATGGACGACGGTGCGACCGAACTCGACATGGTGGTCAACGTTGGCAAAGTGCTGAGCGGCGAGTGGAACTTCGTGGCCGACGACATCGCGGCTGTGGTGCGCGCGGCCCACGCGCGCGTCGCGAAGGTGAAGGTGATTTTCGAGAACGCCTACCTCAAGGACGAGCACAAGCGAGCGTTGTGTCGCATTTGCGGCGACGTGCGCGCGGACTGGGTGAAGACCAGCACCGGCTACGCGGAAACGGGCGCAACGATCGAAGACTTAAAGCTGATGCGCGAGCACAGCCCGGCGTGGGTGCAGGTGAAGGCCGCTGGCGGGGTCCGCACGTTCGAGAAGCTGATGGAAGTGCGCGCGATCGGCGTGACCCGCGTGGGCGCCACCGCGACGAAGGCGATTCTCGACGATGCGAAGGCGAAACTGGGCGCGTGATGGGTGACTGGGGGGCTTTGCAGTTCGTTGAATTGAGGCTTACGTTTCTTGCGGTGGTAGCTCTGGCTCGCGGAAACACTGCGAAGAGCCACCACCGCACCACTTACTGCGGTGAGCACGTTACGCGCTTTGGAGCGATTGCTTGGGCTTTCGTAACCGTCTCCAACCAAGCACGGAAACCGCGCCCGTTCCAAGTAACATCAGACTACTCGGTTCTGGCGTGGCAGTGACCGACTGACCCTCGACGGTGCCTTCCACGCGCAAGCCCAGAGGGGAGTCGGACCCGAGTTGGTTGTCCACTTCAAATCGGATCACATTAAGCCCGCTGTGAAACTGACCGAGACCTACGCTTCCGAGATCGCGAAATGACTGGAACTCTTCTGCGAAACTGCCGTCTTGTGTGAACACGGCCGTGCCATTGATCCGCACCGCAACGAGTTTGTTGTCCGCGGCGTACCGAAGCCCGGCAATCTGAGCAGTGCCCGGGTCGAAGCCCGTGAGGTCCACAACGATGTCGAAGAAAAATACCCCGGCTCCAACGTCGACGCCCTCCAAACCCTTACCCGAGAGTACGAGCCAGCGCGATCCCGTCGAGGCACTGTCTGCTAGCCATGTACCCGGGAGCGGGGCTGTTCGAACGAGCGGAACTTCGCCGCTGTGCCCTCCGGTGCCACCCGACCCGATTACGTAATCATCGTCCGAGGTGCCATCGGATAACAAGGTGTTGGTCGTGTTGTTGAACCCGGTACTGATGTTCTTAATGAAACCGGCCCGGGCATCGGACGCGGTTACCAAGTGAAATGTAAGGGCAAGCGTAGCCGAAATGATGAACGTTTGGGCGCTGCGAATCACGTTTTACTCCTGAATAGCTGATTGGCTGAATCAATCGAGCCACAATACGTTACCGCTACTGTCTAATAATTGCTGCGCCAGTAGGTGTGAAATATCAAAAGTATTTAGCTGTGTTGTGCGAAGCCGTTTTTTGGCGTGGTGAGTATTTGCTTGTTACCAAATCGTAGTCATTTGACACGCCGGCCGACAACTGGTTCGCTTCGGACGAATTGATTGGTGGTGAGTGAGGTGCTGGATGAGTATTGGACACGTTGAGCCAGATCGAACTGTGCCGGCGCTTCAGAAGTTCGCGCCGTCCGTGCCATGATAATCGAATCGGCTATTCTCAGGTTGACGCCGGTCGGTGAAACGGCGATATTGTCAATCAATTTTCGCTGCGACAGATAAGATCTCACCCCGGCGTCGCCCATGCCCCTCCTCGTCTTGTTTTGTCCGCACTGCCACACGCCTATTTCACTCGACGTGGTCGCGGCCGGAGCAACGGTCTACTGTCCGTGTTGTTCACTCGCAACCGTTGTCCCCGCGATCAGTCAACCTCAGCAGCCGTTGCGGAGCCACCGGCCCCTACCCCTGCGAACCGAGCCGGGCATTGCTCGGGTTCCGGCGCAGGCCGCTACCACAGCGTTTCCGCCTCCGGTCGAGATTCAGTATGTTCCCGAACGCGAACCCGCAAGCCGCAGAGAAGTCGTGCGACCGCGCCAAGCACCGATCGAGATCGAATACGAGGCGGAACGCGAATCTGATCTCTGTCGTGACCATGATGACGAAGGCGACTTCTACGATCCGCGGGTCGAACGGAACCGGAAACTGAGACGCGAAAAAGCCAAGAACAAGGCGATCTTTAAGACAGTCTTGTTCTTCAGCTTCCTCGTCGCGATTTTCGTGGTTATTGTCGCGACCAGAAATCACGTGCGAAGTATCGAAGAACAGAATCAAAAACAAACATCTCATCACAGCGAAAAATCATCCGAGAAGCAAAAGTCGAAGTCACGATAACTGTCCCACTCCGAAAGCCACACCGCCATACCGACCGTCATCATTTGTTGCCCAGAGTGCTAGGCCCTATTTTGCGATACGGTTTTTGATCTCGTAGCCCTTCTGCTCCACCCTCGGCGGAATTCACCTGTGGGTGGGCTCACGGCCCACAGATGCGGTTCGTGGCTCCTTGCGCTTCCAGTGCCTCGAATTCTCCCTCCATCTCGTCGTAGTATTCCGACAACTGGACGTGTGCGTGGCGCCGGCGCCAGTCGTCGAACGAATCGAGTGCGCAGGGCGCGTCGAGGAGGGTATCACCGAGGCTCACGACGAGTCGATTGGGCCGGTGACGTGTCGGATCGAGGAGATTGAGAGCTTCGGAAACTCCGCGTGCTCGGCAACAGATGATGTAGGCCAGAGCAACGCTTCGCCCGCGCCCAGCTCGGCAACTTACGAGCAGTTTGTCTT
This region of Gemmata massiliana genomic DNA includes:
- a CDS encoding dual specificity protein phosphatase family protein, whose amino-acid sequence is MEPTGTEIRIAGYLAASLLLEREPKQWHALVLLDSGKEANDFIQEHTVSHLCLRFDDIEEPRANKLTPTRSQIAQALEFAKGKDKLLVSCRAGRGRSVALAYIICCRARGVSEALNLLDPTRHRPNRLVVSLGDTLLDAPCALDSFDDWRRRHAHVQLSEYYDEMEGEFEALEAQGATNRICGP
- the deoC gene encoding deoxyribose-phosphate aldolase; this translates as MFDHSLLQPNLTDADLERGCLLARELGAASVCIKPYAVRLAAKLLAGSTVQASTVIGFPHGGHLTAVKVFEAERAMDDGATELDMVVNVGKVLSGEWNFVADDIAAVVRAAHARVAKVKVIFENAYLKDEHKRALCRICGDVRADWVKTSTGYAETGATIEDLKLMREHSPAWVQVKAAGGVRTFEKLMEVRAIGVTRVGATATKAILDDAKAKLGA
- a CDS encoding PEP-CTERM sorting domain-containing protein, with product MIRSAQTFIISATLALTFHLVTASDARAGFIKNISTGFNNTTNTLLSDGTSDDDYVIGSGGTGGHSGEVPLVRTAPLPGTWLADSASTGSRWLVLSGKGLEGVDVGAGVFFFDIVVDLTGFDPGTAQIAGLRYAADNKLVAVRINGTAVFTQDGSFAEEFQSFRDLGSVGLGQFHSGLNVIRFEVDNQLGSDSPLGLRVEGTVEGQSVTATPEPSSLMLLGTGAVSVLGWRRLRKPKQSLQSA